The following proteins are co-located in the Macadamia integrifolia cultivar HAES 741 chromosome 3, SCU_Mint_v3, whole genome shotgun sequence genome:
- the LOC122073123 gene encoding FCS-Like Zinc finger 6 → MLLGKRPRRPSLRRTTSLTEFTLDLSGLEENPATSDAGAGQNVMKERQKAVVQEGSAARKNQPGFGGGFEPTDGFDYRLMATMSPRTTTRRNLGDLLETSHFLKTCSLCKRRLVPGRDIYMYRGDTAFCSLECRQKQMNKDETKEEKCAVASKKDAPNTGGSESSPNKGETVAAA, encoded by the exons ATGTTGTTGGGGAAGAGACCTCGTCGTCCTTCGTTGAGAAGAACGACAAGCCTGACGGAATTCACGCTGGATCTAAGCGGTTTAGAAGAAAATCCGGCTACCTCTGACGCCGGAGCAGGTCAGAACGTCATGAAAGAGAGACAGAAAGCTGTCGTTCAAGAAGGGTCGGCGGCCAGAAAGAACCAACCGGGTTTTGGTGGTGGTTTTGAGCCAACAGATGGGTTCGATTACCGGCTCATGGCTACTATGTCGCCTAGAACAACCACTCGCAGGAATTTGGGCGATTTACTCGAAACCTCTCACTTCTTAAAAACTTGTAGCCTCTGCAAGCGTCGTCTCGTCCCTGGCCGTGATATCTACATGTACAG AGGTGACACGGCTTTCTGCAGCCTAGAGTGTCGGCAGAAGCAAATGAACAAAGACGAgacgaaggaagagaagtgTGCAGTGGCATCGAAGAAGGATGCACCAAATACCGGCGGATCGGAGTCTTCGCCCAATAAAGGAGAGACGGTCGCCGCTGCATAG
- the LOC122074109 gene encoding KRR1 small subunit processome component, with amino-acid sequence MEGFDRVDNHVEGVEEKPKTKHKGKHDKPKPWDDDPNIDHWRIEKFDPTWNDGGMLEVSSFSTLFPQYREKYLQEVWPIVKGALKGHGVSCELNLVEGSMTVSTTRKTKDPYIIIKARDLMKLLSRSVPAPQAIKILNDEMQSDIIKIGGLVHNKERFVKRRQNLIGRDSTTLKAIEILTGCYVLVQGNTVAAMGSIKGLKQLRRIVEDCMQNKKHPIYHIKELMIKRELEKNPELANESWDRYLPKYKKKNVKRKKVKGKEKKPYTPFPPPQQPSKIDLQLESGEYFLSDKKKSAKKWQEKQEKQAEKTAENKRKREAAFVPPKEPTKMDSNKSQDDKNDLATITKSLKEKSDKFGKQNVIENVKAETFIASTEPLSKKSKRSKS; translated from the exons ATGGAGGGTTTTGATAGAGTGGACAATCATGTCGAAGGTGTCGAGGAGAAGCCAAAAACAAAGCACAAGGGGAAACATGACAAACCGAAGCCATGGGACGACGATCCAAACATTGATCACTGGAGGATTGAGAAGTTTGATCCGACATGGAATGATGGTGGAATGCTCGAAGTTAGTTCCTTCTCAACATTGTTTCCTCAATACAGAG AAAAATACTTGCAAGAAGTATGGCCCATTGTGAAAGGTGCTCTGAAAGGACATGGTGTTTCGTGTGAACTCAATTTG GTTGAAGGATCCATGACTGTTTCAACAACCCGGAAGACAAAGGATCCATATATCATCATAAAAGCTAGGGATCTGATGAAGCTTTTATCAAGAAGTGTTCCTGCACCGCAG GCAATCAAGATACTAAATGATGAGATGCAATCTGACATTATAAAAATTGGCGGCCTCGTTCACAACAAG GAAAGATTTGTTAAACGTAGGCAGAATCTTATTGGCCGCGATTCAACCACACTGAAG GCTATTGAGATTTTGACTGGATGCTATGTTCTAGTTCAG GGGAATACAGTTGCTGCTATGGGTTCAATCAAGGGTCTGAAACAACTTCGGAGGATTGTTGAAGATTGTATGCAGAATAAAAAGCATCCCATTTACCACATCAAG GAGCTCATGATCAAACGGGAGCTTGAAAAAAATCCAGAACTTGCAAATGAGAGCTGGGATAGATACCTTCCCAAGTACAAGAA GAAAAATGTTAAGAGAAAGAAAGTTAAGGGTAAAGAGAAGAAACCTTATACGCCCTTCCCCCCTCCTCAACAGCCCAGCAAG ATTGATCTTCAACTGGAAAGCGGTGAATATTTCTTAAGTGACAAAAAGAAGTCAGCTAAGAAGTGGCAGGAAAAGCAGGAGAAGCAGGCAGAAAAAACAgctgaaaacaagagaaaaagagaggctGCCTTTGTTCCTCCCAAG GAGCCCACAAAGATGGACTCCAATAAATCTCAGGACGATAAGAATGATTTAGCCACCATAACAAAGTCATTAAAG GAAAAGTCGGATAAATTTGGGAAGCAGAATGTTATTGAGAATGTCAAGGCTGAAACATTCATTGCTAGTACAGAACCACTAAGCAAGAAGTCCAAGCGATCCAAATCTTAG